The Solanum dulcamara chromosome 2, daSolDulc1.2, whole genome shotgun sequence region catattctcctatggtggatgcaattaccttcaggtatctaatgaatttggcagttaatgaaaagcttgaaatgcacctaatggacgtggtcactgcctatttatatggctcattggaccaagacatttttataaaaattcccgAAAAGTtcaaattgcctgaagcatacaaggattctcaagaaacttgctcaataaagcttcagaaatccttATACGGGTTAAAACAATTAGGGCGCATATGGTACAAttgtcttagcgaatatttgttaaaagaaggatataaaaatgatccaattttctcttgtgtctttatgaaaaggtctggatctgaatttgtcataatagcagtatatgttgatgatttgaatattattagaactttggaagaactttcaaatgcagtaaaatgtctgaaaaaggagtttgaaatgaaagacctcgaaaagataaaattttatcttgatctataaattaaacattttacaaatgagatattcgtacatcagtcaacatatactaaaaatattttaaagaggtttaatatggataaagcacatccattgagtaccccaatggttgtgagatctcttgatattaatacagatccatttcgacctcatgaaaatgatgaagaggttattggtgctgaaataccatatcttagtgcaattggtgcattaatgtatcttgtcAATAATTCTataccagatatagctttctttGTAAGCTTGTTATCAAGATTTAGTTGTTCTCCAACACGAAGACACTAAAATGGAATTaagaatatatttatatacCTTCGAGGGACCGCtaatatgggattgttttactcaaatgaatccatgTCACAATTCATTGGTTACACAGATACGGGGTATTTGTCtaatccccataaaggtcgattgcagacaggctatttatttacatgtggtggtacagttatatcatggcgttcaacaaagaaAGCTATGATTTCCACTTCCTAAAATCatgcaaaaataatattcattcatgaagcaagtcgagaatacgtttggttaagatcaataactcaacacattcaagaaacatgtggcctttctttgaAAGGTGACATTCCAACAATAGTGTATGAAGActatgctgcatgtatagctcaactgaaggaaggatacatcaaaggagacagaacaaaatatatttcaccaaaattattttttagtcatgattttaaaaaaaagggtgaaatagatgtccaacaagttcgttcaagtgacaatttagcagatatgtttaccaaaGTATTGccgacttcaacctttgagaaaatgagatataaaattggaatgcgtcgtctccaaaatatcaaatgaagttttcatcaggggaagtaaaatacgcgttgcactcttttttccttaatcaaggttttgtcccactaggTTTTTTCTGGTAAAAGTTTTAATGAGGTAGCACTCAAAGCGTATTACCAGAAGTtatatactctttttccttcattaggtttttttccactgggtttttctagtaaggttttaacgaggtaCAACATTTATGAGTGTtcaaaataactatatatatttgtccTTCCACtaaaatttttcttttacatggaCATCTAAGGGGAAGTATTATAAAGTTGGTTTGTTAGTGGATGTTCCATTATTAAAGTGGATAACTTGGCAACATTTTTATTCTTCTcatttggctataaatatagccacATTTCAgcaatgaaaaaatatattgatactcaactctctctctttctcttactatctctcttccttattaatttgttaagttaGCTTGTTTTATAACAGAAGAGAATATCTTATATGGTCATTCAATTTTGAATGGCCCAGCTAAAAAGTtactcaactttattttataatttaaaaatcactCATCTTAGAATAGTTTACTTATAAAGTCACTCAACCAATTTAAATAACTTTTTAATTAATTCtgttgaaatataatttaaaaaataataatatagtcagttatattattttattaaccCGTTCCACTTCACCAATCaaatcataacaacaacaacaacaacaactcagtgAAGTCCCACAACGTAgggtctgggaagggtaaagtgtacgcagaccttattcctaccaaggtaggacgaccgttttcgagagaccctcggctcaaaagaagtataaaaagaggtcagataaggctaagaagttcagaGCAATATGGAAAATCAAATAATGAATAACACAAATAACGAAAATGACACaggtaaaatagagtaatcaaagtacagaaaataatagaaagataataatagaaatcagagcacaagaaattatagtgcgctaatgcgcctactaatgcggaagaataacgagactatgtactagccttttaccctaatatgggtcctccacaccctcctatctaaggtcatgtcttcGGCAAGTTGTAACTGTGctatgtcctgtctaatcacatttctccaatatttcttcggcctaccgctacctcttttgaaaccatccatgCCTAATCCTATCGCTCCTGGTatacccacacatccatctcaacattctcatttcggctattttcatcttttgaacgtgagagaccttaactggccaacactccgtcccatataacatagccggtctaaccaccactttgtagaacttgcccttaagttgtggtgacaccttcttgtcacatagcacaccggaagggagcctccatttcatccaccctgccccaatacgatgtgtgacatcatcgtcaatctctccactgccttgcatgataaaCCCAAGgcacttgaaactacttttcttttggatgtcctggtcaccaagcctaagtTCCGcaccaacctcctgaggtgtctcactgaacttgcactctaagtactctgtcttggtcctactcagcttaaaccctttagactctaaggtATGTCTCAAATCCTCCAGCTTAGTGTTAACtctgctacgagtctcatcgatcaggactatgtcgtccgcaaaaagcatacaccatggcacctcaccttgaatttgtcacgTCAATCCATTCATCACCAAGGCTGATctttgatgcaaccccatcataactggaaagtgctctgagtcccctcctactgtctttttcctagttttggcaccctcatataTGTCCTTGATCatcctaatgtacgccacaggtacacctttaacctccaaacatctccataatatctctcgtggaactttatcgtaagccttttctagatcgatgaataccatatcaaagtccctcttcctctccctatactgctccaccggtctcctcataagatggatggcttctgtagttgagcgtcccggcataaatccgaactggttctctaaaGTAGACACGCCTCTtctaaccctcatctccaccactctttcccacactttcatagtatggatTAGAAGCTTGATaactctatagttgttgcagcactggatatcccccttgtttttatatagaggaatcattacgctcgacctccattcttcgggcatcattgttgtcttaaagatgacattaaaaatcaaatcataacatactaagAAAATATGTGATTAAAACttaaattccaaaaaaataacatattcagtgaaatcccacaaagtggggtaTGGAGATAATAGATTGTATACAAATCTTACTACTACCTCGTGAAAATAGAGAGACTATTTCTgaaagactctcggctcaagtgatatttttttttccaaaaaagaaaaaaaagtcaatatcaaagaaacaaaaaagagaaagaccctagacaagaaaaaaaagaatttagtcaatataaaagaaaaataagagaaaagaaaatactAGAATCGGAAAGGAAAGAAGTTTTGCCCATTGTTGTTGCGCATTTTGCAaggaattttttattataattaaataattggAGCAGGTTcaataaaattactaaaatggatatcttattatttcttttaaaaaattgaaataaaacaaATTACATTTGaacaaaatttaatgaaaaaaattgtttaaattAATTAGATGACTTTTTAAGTAAAATATCAATAGTTGAGTGACTTTTGAGTTTTAAAACAAAGTTGAGTGTCTTAGCTTTCTAAGTGAATTATTTTAAGTTGAGTAACTTTTGagttagaaaataaaattaagtgaCTTTCTAAGTGAACTATTCAAAATTGAGTGATTTTTGagtcataaaataaagttgagtgACTTTCTAAGAGTGAACTATTCAAAATTGAATAACTTTTTAAAGTGAGTTATTCAAACTTAAGTGATCATCGGAGATACTATCTCTTAAAATTGGGGGTGAGTCATTTGATTCTAAGTTTGTCAGGTGTCCCTtcatcaaattaaaattaagagCAAATTTATGTCAAAATATAATAAGAGGAATAGCTAAATCGAAAATACAACAACGGATACGTTTAAATTATTTCGGATAGTATATGGGTATTTGGCCCTTTTTGAATATATTAGAATTAGAATCTTTGAAAATTAAAAGTATGAGGTTGAAGTACACATAAGAGTAGAATAGAAGTAGTGAAAGTGTAAATGTACCAAACTTAGGCTTAATTTTCTAAACCTAATATAATAAGATTTCTGATCCTGACAGCAAAGCGTTTACCTTAGTTGCCTTAAATTCCTTCTTACAAATGGTCCCTTTTATCATCCTCTATTCACactttacaaaaataataatcttggAGCAACCCATCACCAATCTCTGGTAAAAATTTGATCTTCTCTTCTACTTTTCATTTTCTGTTAAGTTTTAGTCTTTGGGTTTTCACAGATTGCCCTAAAGATtacaactttttcttgtttttgggTTCCTAAAGATTctaattgttatttttttctatggATTGTTTTCCATTAATATCTTGCAAACCCCATCAGTCATTTTCTAATCTCTTTTGGGTTTTCAAAGATTGTAactttttcttgattttggtTCCTAAAGATTCTAACTGTTGGTTGTTTTCCATTAAAATCTTGCAAACCCCATCAGTCATTTTGCCAATctcttttgaatttttaaagattgtgactttttcttgtttttggtTCCTAAAGATTCTAACTTTTGGTTGTTTTCCATTAAAATCTTGCAAACCCATCAGTCCCTTTACTAATCTCTTTTTGGTTTTCAAAGATTTGTAACTTTTTCTTGTGTTTGGTTGAAAAAGATTCTAATTTTTTCCCCCATGGATTGTTTTCCATTGAAATCTTGAAAACCCCACCAATCCCTTTACCAATCTCTGCTAGAATTTTGCCAAAAATtgcaactttttcttgttttggttgataaagattttcttttcttttcttttcttttttcaagaaTGGGAAGTCAAGGAAACAGTTGGGCAGATCAATGGGGCAGCCAAAACGACGTCGTAGATGAAGGTTATAAGAGCAAGGGAAAAGGCGGCGGCGGTGGCAAGAAGATGGAAAAGGTGACGGCGGTGGCATCGGCAAGTTTTGGAAAGGCGAAATCGGCAGCGGCGGTGGGGGCTGACAAGGCGAAGGCTGCGGCGGTGGTTGGTGCAAAAAAGGTGAAGAGTGGAACTTCATTTGGGTTTAAATGGATTAAGGACAAGTGCCAGAAAAAGTGATTTTGTGAAgacaaaaaaattcatttgaaTCAATGAAAGGTTTACTTATATGTATACGGATTGTTTTGATGAAGGAAATTTGAATTCTTTTTAATTTCATGCACTTGTTCTGTTCAAGTTATTAGTCTATAGCGTTTTGGCGATCAAGAAATTTAGATGTCTCTGAGGAAATTGCGAACTATtctctattttaaaataattgaattattgaaatatggtatatattttaagaaacaaaataaagacataaattaaatatattttttttatttttgcccTTTGCAAATTCCATGttaattattaatattcatTTAATTCAACcttgaaatttaattaataaagggtaaaattaaaaaaaatctccaATATTTAACTTGAATAGtaaacaatttaattattttaaatactgaataataatttaacaatttaattattttaaaatgaagaaAGTAACAATTAGATGTTTTATGACAAAAGAATGTATTTTCTACCTTTGCTACAAAGTATTTTTCACCCTTTTTGCCATACACGTAGTTTTGGTTTCCCTGCTCTGCAATGGTGGAGCCATATCTTACCCTCTGTTTGGATGATTTGTGTTATTTTGGATTGTTAGATAATGTCACATCATTAATCTGAATAATGTATCTATCAAACAACCATCCAAAATTCCAAACAAGATGTTAGGAAGGAGATTCAATTTTAATCtttaatatcataaaaaaaaatcggAATGTATTAGTGCGTAAGATAAggaataataattttttgaaaaaaagaaagatcaaCTTATCTTCATTtggttttattttgaaaataccaaTCCCAAGAAATTAGTATTACacatataatattatattgtGATGTCTCATATTTAGTCTAGTGAATCGATCATTTACCAATAAAAGTATATCACTAAATAATTTcgtcatttttaaattttagcaATATAATCTCATCATTATACACTCCTAGAATATCACCAACCAAATTACCCCTCAGTATAATGAATAATTGTGGTTTAAATTTGTCTTACGTTATAAGTacaaaatatcatatattttttaaaggtCCACCAAGATTGAGAATTCCTAGATTCCTTCTTCCTAGaaataagattatttttttttacaatactTGAACTTTAAGAAATCACCCCTaaagagtttttcttatcctcaatgtccaccattgtttgtattcCATAGATTTGCAAAtgtcttttatctttctaaacttcaatttgtcctcctgatagagagcaCACAGAGTATCCCAAGATGTTCCATTATACTTTTTCTTATCATTTAGTAAATTTCCAAAAGAAATTTGCCATCATTCTTTCAATTTGCTTCATATTGGTCTTAGGAGGGAACATCACAATTAGTAAAGTATACGTGTAGTTTTCTTGATTCTGTTattaatttcattcataagcTTTGGATCATGAAGTGGCTTTtgttttttgttgattttctgtCCTGGGACTTTTTCATAAGTAGACAAAGTCTCCATGATAATACGAAGAGTTCCCTCTCCCCAGAGGAGAAAATgataatatcatcaataaaactGAGGTGGACCCCTTTCTTTCCGTATAAAAATCATGGAACAATGCACTATCATTAAGGTTATTTATCTTTCTTGAAAAAACTTCAGCACCAAAGGTGAACAATGCCAGTAAAGGACCATGAGATTATGTGGCTTTGATCCAAAGCCGTCTCAAGCTTTGGGGGCTTAAAGCCAAACATCATAGAGAAGGTAGAAGGTATGCGGACCTTATAAAGTTAAAAGGTAAATAATGtaaattttcaatgaaaaaatataatataaagttagaatgataaaaatttgattcaaaaatttgaaaagtttatATAATGATATCGAAATAGTGTTGATTTGTTGCAgtacttgaaatttgaagaggacactaaaaacaaatttgatctttttataAACACACAACAATAGATAATGCATAATGTAGAAGGTTAGACCATTTGAGAGACTTTGAATATTCAATAAtgagaaaacaaaaaaagtGAAAAGAGAATTAAAAATCTAAACTTAAGAATAATAATATGGGTTCGTGATAATCATCAGGATATAAATAAGGCATCAAAATAGATAGCCACGTTGGAAAGGAATGCTATAATTAACTAAAATCTATTTCatttctcaattattacaaTAATCCTCACATTAAACAaggtaaaaatattattatattttatacctaatatttttttaaaaaatttatcagtacatgagattttttaaaaatatacactacaacaaaatatatttatagctACGAAATCTAAgctataaatttaaaaattgtaGCTATTTCTCAATAATAGCCACAAAATTTAAACTATGTAGCTATTTAGAAATTCGTAAAAAAAAATAGCCACCAAAATCAAAACTAGCAAAGCTAATTTCTCACTTTTGGTACAATTACTAATAATCGTGACAATAATTGTCTAAATAGCCACAATTTTATTGCTACAATAAACTTTTGTAGCTGATCATAAGTTCTTGCCACGCTATACAAGTTACTGTAGCAATAATAACCTTTTAGCCATAATAAACCATTTGAATCAAAATATTGTagctaaatatttttgttttgcttcaaattataaaaattcgTGGCAATGGTTAAATATATAGCCACGTCTTTTTTGCTATAGTAAAATTTTGTagctaattattaatttttgccCCGAGTTAAAATTGTAAATTGCAAGATTAGTTCTccgtgttttttttttaaaaaaaggatggGCATGGTTGGTGGGAAGAGCTCCTTCAGCTCCTCATTCAATACATCAAAATTCACAgacagagagaaaaatatttagagagcTATTAGGTTTTCATAgactatatataagaaaataatttgtgaagaaaaatagagtataAGCGATATTTTTGTAAGGTGGTAAAATAAAAGAGTgctattccttttgagtgtgtggtagtcatttttgagtattgtatTCGTGACTACACGGTGTAAAAATTCCTTACTATAGTATATCAGTTTCTCCTCTTGGCCCGTGAGTTTTTTCTCTATTTgagttttcacgtaaaattcttggtgttattattttttttattttatttctactattttgactatatatattttcgTGTTTGTCTGCATTTTTTTCAACAAACTGATATCAGATCAAGGTTTATCTgagtatgctctgtggttgcagCATAGTCTCACCTTCTACATCAGAAAAGATTTACTTTAATTTGTAatagttatatatttttttggaaggGAGGGACGATGGAAGCCAACACTAGTAGAATGGTTCATTAAATGGtgttaattatgtcatttgaaagggaaaaataGAAGATCTGTTTTATCTCAAGAATTTTTATTAACAATCTTTACCACTATAAagcttgaaaataaaaatagatgaAGAGTAGAATCTGTTGCACAGACAGTTATGTGGATTTATTAGGCAATAGGTTGAAGATAATGTGTTGAATCATATTTCTGGGGAGACGTGCTCGTACCCTATGGGAGCATCTTGAAAGCTTGTATGTTCGGAAGACTGAAACAAcaaaatattcttaataaaaCAGATGTTAAGTTTAAATTATCATGATGGT contains the following coding sequences:
- the LOC129876821 gene encoding uncharacterized protein LOC129876821 yields the protein MGSQGNSWADQWGSQNDVVDEGYKSKGKGGGGGKKMEKVTAVASASFGKAKSAAAVGADKAKAAAVVGAKKVKSGTSFGFKWIKDKCQKK